From Stenotrophomonas sp. SAU14A_NAIMI4_8:
AGCACGCGCGGCAGGGCGCCATCGACCTGGCCCACAGCGCCGCCGAATTCGTCACCGAAGAATCGCGCGACGTGGTGCCGCGTGGCGAACTGGATGCCTTCCACGATGACGTGGACGTGCTGCGCGACGATGTTGAACGATTGCAGGTGCGCGTGCAGCGCCTGCGGGGTGCCGCATGAAGGCCCTGCTGCGGGCCAACCGCATCGGCCGGGTCATTCTGCGTTACCGCCTGGACGACCTGCTGCAGGGCACCGCGGCCGAGCGCTGGCTGCGCCTGGCCAAACCCTTCGTGCCGCGCGCACCGGCGGCCATTGCCGCGCAGTCGCGTGGCGCACGCCTGCGGCTGGCGCTGCAGGACCTGGGCCCGATCTTCGTCAAGTTCGGCCAGATCCTGTCGACCCGCCGCGACCTGGTGCCGCCGGACGTGGCCAATGAACTGACCCTGCTGCAGGACCGGGTCAAGCCGTTCGACGGCGATACCGCACGCCGCATCGTGGAAGAAGCGCTGGGCCTGCCGGTCAGCGAGGCCTTTGCCAGCTTCGATACCGAACCGCTGGCCTCGGCCTCGATCGCGCAGGTTCACGCCGCCACCCTGGCCGATGGCCGCCAGGTGGTGGTGAAGGTGCTGCGCCCGGGTATCGAGAAGCAGATCGACGCCGACATCGCGCTGTTGAACTCGCTGGCCAGCCTGGTCGAGCGCACCCACCCGCGTGCCGACAAGATCCGCCCGCGCGAAGTGGTGGCCGAGGTGGAAAACACCCTGGCCGCCGAGCTGGACCTGCAGCGCGAAGGCGCCAATGCCAGCGTGCTGCGCCGCTTCTGGGAAAACAGCGACGATCTGTACGTGCCCGAAGTGATCTGGAGCCACACCGCCGAACGCGCGCTGACCCTGGAACGGGTGTGGGGCATTCCGTCCGACGACATCGTCGCCCTGGACCAGGCCGGCATCGACCGCAAGGCGCTGGCGGCCAAGGGCGTGCGGGTGTTCTACACCCAGGTGTTCCGCGACAACTTCTTCCACGCCGATGCGCACGCCGGCAACATCTGGGTCGACACCGATCCGGCGCGCCGCGACAACCCGCGCTTCATCGCGCTGGACTTCGGCATCATGGGCCAGCTCTCGCAGGAAGATCAGTACTACCTGGCCGAGAACTTCATGGCCATCTTCAACCGCGATTACCGCCGCATTGCCGAACTGCACGTGCAGGCGCGCTGGATGCCGGACAACGTGCGCATCGACGATCTTGAAGCGGCGGTGCGTTCGGTGTGCGAACCGTACTTCACCCGGCCGCTGTCGCAGATTTCGCTGGCCGAAGTGCTGCTGAAGCTGTTCCGGGTAGCCCAGCGTTACCAGCTGACCCTGCAGCCGCAGCTGATCCTGCTGCAGAAGACCCTGCTGAACATCGAAGGCGTGGGCCGCCAGCTGGACCCGCAGATCGACATCTGGGCCGTGGCCAAGCCGGTGCTGGCGAAGATCCTGCGCGAGCGCTACAGCCCGCGCCGGGTGGTGCGTGAGATCGGCAAGCGCCTGCCGGAAATCATGACCCACGCGCCGGACATGCCGCGCCTGGTGCATGCCTGGCTGAGCCAGCAGGTGGAAGGCCGCCACGAACTGGCCATGCGTTCACGCGATCTGGTGGCGCTGGACGCCAGCCTGCAGAAGCTGCAGAAGCGCGCGGTTGGGGCGATTACCGGCGTGGGCCTGCTGGCCATTTCCGCACTGCTGTACGTGCTGCAGCCGCCCGGCTGGTACTGGGGTGACCTGCCCATGTTGGGGCTGGGCGCGGCGGTGCTGGGCGCGGTTGCGCTGGCCCGCGCCTGGTGGCGCTGAGCCCGCATGGCTGATCGGCTGGCAGCGCGCACGCTGCCAGCCTCCTGCGGCTACCAGTGGTAGCCCAGACCCAGGTGCGACTGCACACTCTGGAAGCGATCCAGACGCGTTGAATGCCAGGTCTTGCCCAGCCCGGCTTCCAGCATCAGATGCTGGCCCAGCGGCTGGTTGCGGCGCACGAACACGCGCTTGCTGTCGTGTTCGCGCAGCAGCAGCGGGTCCGCATCGGCGGTATACCCGGAGGTACCCTGTCCCAGCCACAGCTGGGTGGAACCGCGCCCACTGCTGTCTTTCAGCCGCAGCGACACGGTGGTGCCGTGGCCATCGGGGCCGTTCGACTGGCGGTGGCGCTCATGCCGCAGCGAAGCCGTCACCCGCGGGAAGTAGTGCGACGCCCCGACCGACCAGCCGCTGACGTAGGCGCCGGCGTGGTATTCGGCGTATTTGCCGCCCACGCTCAGCACGGTCTGCGGCGCCACCTTCCACTGCAGGTCCTGCTGGATCTGCCGGTTCACGAACACCGGATCGTCGTTGGACGCCGTGGCCGCGGTGCGGGTGGAAAACCGAGGCGACCAGGTGTGGTGCAGCGAGCCCTGCACCCGGTTGCCGCCGAAACGGGCACTGCCGTAGTCACGCTCGCCATGGGCCAGGCCCAGGTGCCAGCGGCTGTCGCCATTGCGACCGGCCACGTCCAGGGTCTGCACATCGCGGTGGCCGAAACCATCGGTGTAGTCGGCGTGGTCCAGTTGCAGCGCAACCCGGTCGATGCCGGCATGGGCGCTGGACACGGCCAGCAGCAGGGCGCACGGCAGTGCGCCACGGAAGATCAATCGCATGGTGGTTACTCCAGGGGTTGGGAATGCAGCTGCTGCACCAGCCGGTAGCGGCCCGGCGGCAGGTTTCGCTCCACGGTGATGCGTGGGCCGAACTGGCTGCCCGCAGCGACAATGCGCCCGGGCAGGATGATCACGCCGACGCCTAGCGCGGCGCGTGCACCGATCCATGCGCCCAGCTTGTCGCGCTGGCTGTCGTGCACGTTGCCGCCCACATGAACGCAGACAGTGGCGCCATCCAGGCGATGGTTGCTGGTGCGCACCAGCGCGCCCAGATAGGCGTGGTCGTCAATGCGGCTGTCACCGATGAAGCACTGCGGGCCGATGCTGACCTGCTGGCCGATCAGCGTGTGCTTCAGTTCGCTGGCGAAACCGATGCGCGTGCCATCGCCGATCTGCAGCGGCCCGCGCAGCAGCGCGTGGTTGCCGATCACGCAGTCGCGGCCGATCAGCACCGGGCCCTGGATATGCGCGCCATCGCAGACGCGTGTACCGGCGCCGATGCGCACCGCACCCTGCACGATGGCCCGCGGCGAGACCTGTGCCTGCGGGTCGATGGCAGGTGACATCGTGGCCAACGCGGTGGCCATCGCTTGCAGGTCATTCCACCACATGCGGGTACCTCGTCGGCTTGTCGCGTGCTGGCTCGCGCCCGGTGCACAGCCCCTTCAGGCCGTGCACCAGCCAGATGGCGTAGGCCAGCAGCACGTACAGCATGGAAAACGCGGCGGCGGGCACCAGCCAGGCGCTGCGGTGGTGCACCGCGCTGATCACCGCCAGCGCCATCACGATGCCGATCCACACCAGCGGCATCACCGCCAGCACCAGCCCACCCGGGCCGTGCACCTGCGTGGCACCGAACCACACATGCAGCGAAGCGGCCACGCCCAGCAGTGCCAGCAGGAGCATCGGCAGGATGCTGAACACCCCGAAGCGGCTGAGCAGCAGGCCGCGGTGCAGGCGCATGCAGACCGCATAGCCCACGATCCAGCGCCGCCAGCGTCGCCATTCCTCGCGCAGCGTGTTGCATTCCTGCGGGTAGACCACGCAGCGGATGCTCTGCCGCACGCGGAAGCCCTGCGCCACCAGCGACCACGACATGTCCAGGTCTTCCACCCGGGTGCGGTCGGAAAACCCCACCTTGCGCAGCACGGCGGTGCGGAACAGCCCGCACGAACCGGAGACGATGAAGGGCGCGCCGCCCAGCCACTGCTGGAAGCTGCGCTTGATCACGATCATCGGCAGCTTCAGGCTGGCCCGCACATGGGGCAGGAAGCCGGCGCCGCGCAGGCAGGAAGAAGGTACGCCGCCCACGGCATCGGCGCCGCGTTCGATCTCGGCCAGCAGGTGGCCAAGCCCATCGCCCTGCGGGTCGATGCGTGTATCGGCATCGGTCAGGAACACCTGTTCGGCGGTGACATGCTGCAGGCCGTGCATCAACGCCCCGCCCTTGCCGGTGTTGGCCTGGTGCAGCGCAAGCAGGCGCCCGGGCCACTGCGCCTGCAGCGCGTCCAGCACCTGCGCGGTGGTATCGGTGGAGCCATCGTTCACGCAGATCACCCGCGCCACGTAGCGGTTGTGCAGCAGGTCGGTGAGCGAGCGCGCCAAGCACGGTGCCTCGTTGTAGGCGGGCACGATGGCGTCGATGCTGTGCAGCCGCGCGCTGGGCCGGCGGGCGGCATGCACCAGCAGGCGCACGCCGATGAAGGCGCACATGGCCAGGAACAGCAGCGTCTTCATCACAGCACCATCCGGTGGGCCAGGAAGCCTTCGCACGGCCCCAGGCCGATCTGCTGGCCACGGAACTGCGCGTGGCAGCGCAGATGGCTTTCCTGCATGTACTGGCGTTCGCCCTGGCTGGCATGTTCGCGCAGCGCCAGGATCTTCTGCTCCAGCTGTGCGCTGATGTCTTCGAACACCTGTGGCGCGAACTGCGGCAACGTGCTCGGGCTTTCGTAGCACAGCACCTGGCCCACGCCGCGGCAGGCGATGATCGAGCACTCATGCACGGTGCGATGGTCCTGGTGGTGGTCCTGGCCGCACATGGTGTAGACCCGCTGCGGTGCCACGGCGGCGCAGGCACGTTCGATGGTGGCGATCAGCTCGTTGCGGCAGGCCGGGAAGCAGGTATCGGGGAAGTCGCACTGCTGCACGTGCAGGGCGCCCAGCTGCTGCAGGGCGCGATGCGATTCGCCGCTGCGATCGGCACCGTCGTGGCAGCCGCGGCCGCCACGGCTGAGCACCAGTGCATGCACGCGCGCGCCGTCGCGGGCCAGTTTGGCCAGGCTGCCACCGCAGCCCAGTTCAATGTCATCGGGGTGGGCGCCGATCGCCAGAATATCCAGGGGCATGGCGGGGTCCTTGCGGGATTCGGGAAACAGGCGCGTGTGCCGGGGCGTGCGCCGAGAGGGCCGGGACTATCGCAGCGCAGATGCGGGCGATCCATGCAACATTTCCGAAAAGCGCGCAGGATCACAGCGCGGTGGCAGAAACCGCGTGGGTTGCGCCAGTCGCTGCGGCGGCGGCGTTCGCGCGACAATCACCCGAACGTGCCGAATGCGGCACGCACTGCAGGACGAGACATGGATCTGGCAGCACTGAAGGACGAACTGGCGCGCCACGGCGCCGACAACGATGCGGGCGAAAGCGAACGTGGCCGGCGCATGCTGAACATCACCGCCGACACCGGCGAACTGCTGTCGGTGTTGGTGCGTTTCGGCCAGGCCCGTCGCGTGCTGGAAATCGGTACCTCCAACGGCTATTCCACGCTGTGGCTGGCCGAGGCCGCCGCAGCGATCGATGGCCACGTGACCACGCTGGAATACGCCGCGGACAAGGTGGCGATGGCGCGCGCGAACTTCGCCCGCAGTGGCCTGGCCGGGCGCATCACCCTGGTGCAGGGCGATGCCGGGGACTGGCTGGCCGCGGCGGACGATGCCAGCGTGGACCTGCTGTTCCTCGATTCGGACCGCGACCAGTACGCCGGCTGGTGGCCGCAGCTGCGCCGCGTGCTGCGCCCCGGCGGTCTGCTGGTGGTGGACAACGCCACCTCGCACGCCGCACAGATGCAGCCGCTGCGCGCGTTGCTGGATGCCGATGCGGACTTCAGTACCAGCCTGGTGCCGGTGGGCAATGGTGAACTGCTGGCGGTGCGCAACGGCTGACGGCTCCTGCCGCCGTTGTATGGGGTCGGAGCCCTTTTCCGCAGGAAAAGGGATCCGACCCCACGCTGGCGCCCCCGTATAATCCGGCGGTGAGTACCGATACCGAAACCGCCCCTGAAACCGCCCCCCTGCAGCTGCTGCACCTGGATGAACGGCTGGCCGTGGTCAACAAGCCGGCCGGGCTGATGGTCCATGACAGCAAGCTGGCCCGTGGCGAAGATGATTTCCTGGCCGACCGCCTGCGCGAGCAGCTGGGTCGCCCGATCTTCCTGGTGCATCGCCTGGACCGCGCCACCAGCGGCTGCCTGCTGCTGGCCTTCGACCGTGATACCGCCAGCACGCTGGGCAAGGCGCTGATGGGCGGTGAGGTGAGCAAGGATTACCTGGCCATCTGCCGCGGCTGGCCGGCCGAGG
This genomic window contains:
- a CDS encoding class I SAM-dependent methyltransferase translates to MDLAALKDELARHGADNDAGESERGRRMLNITADTGELLSVLVRFGQARRVLEIGTSNGYSTLWLAEAAAAIDGHVTTLEYAADKVAMARANFARSGLAGRITLVQGDAGDWLAAADDASVDLLFLDSDRDQYAGWWPQLRRVLRPGGLLVVDNATSHAAQMQPLRALLDADADFSTSLVPVGNGELLAVRNG
- a CDS encoding glycosyltransferase family 2 protein — protein: MKTLLFLAMCAFIGVRLLVHAARRPSARLHSIDAIVPAYNEAPCLARSLTDLLHNRYVARVICVNDGSTDTTAQVLDALQAQWPGRLLALHQANTGKGGALMHGLQHVTAEQVFLTDADTRIDPQGDGLGHLLAEIERGADAVGGVPSSCLRGAGFLPHVRASLKLPMIVIKRSFQQWLGGAPFIVSGSCGLFRTAVLRKVGFSDRTRVEDLDMSWSLVAQGFRVRQSIRCVVYPQECNTLREEWRRWRRWIVGYAVCMRLHRGLLLSRFGVFSILPMLLLALLGVAASLHVWFGATQVHGPGGLVLAVMPLVWIGIVMALAVISAVHHRSAWLVPAAAFSMLYVLLAYAIWLVHGLKGLCTGREPARDKPTRYPHVVE
- the ubiB gene encoding ubiquinone biosynthesis regulatory protein kinase UbiB — encoded protein: MKALLRANRIGRVILRYRLDDLLQGTAAERWLRLAKPFVPRAPAAIAAQSRGARLRLALQDLGPIFVKFGQILSTRRDLVPPDVANELTLLQDRVKPFDGDTARRIVEEALGLPVSEAFASFDTEPLASASIAQVHAATLADGRQVVVKVLRPGIEKQIDADIALLNSLASLVERTHPRADKIRPREVVAEVENTLAAELDLQREGANASVLRRFWENSDDLYVPEVIWSHTAERALTLERVWGIPSDDIVALDQAGIDRKALAAKGVRVFYTQVFRDNFFHADAHAGNIWVDTDPARRDNPRFIALDFGIMGQLSQEDQYYLAENFMAIFNRDYRRIAELHVQARWMPDNVRIDDLEAAVRSVCEPYFTRPLSQISLAEVLLKLFRVAQRYQLTLQPQLILLQKTLLNIEGVGRQLDPQIDIWAVAKPVLAKILRERYSPRRVVREIGKRLPEIMTHAPDMPRLVHAWLSQQVEGRHELAMRSRDLVALDASLQKLQKRAVGAITGVGLLAISALLYVLQPPGWYWGDLPMLGLGAAVLGAVALARAWWR
- a CDS encoding PIG-L deacetylase family protein yields the protein MPLDILAIGAHPDDIELGCGGSLAKLARDGARVHALVLSRGGRGCHDGADRSGESHRALQQLGALHVQQCDFPDTCFPACRNELIATIERACAAVAPQRVYTMCGQDHHQDHRTVHECSIIACRGVGQVLCYESPSTLPQFAPQVFEDISAQLEQKILALREHASQGERQYMQESHLRCHAQFRGQQIGLGPCEGFLAHRMVL
- a CDS encoding acetyltransferase; its protein translation is MWWNDLQAMATALATMSPAIDPQAQVSPRAIVQGAVRIGAGTRVCDGAHIQGPVLIGRDCVIGNHALLRGPLQIGDGTRIGFASELKHTLIGQQVSIGPQCFIGDSRIDDHAYLGALVRTSNHRLDGATVCVHVGGNVHDSQRDKLGAWIGARAALGVGVIILPGRIVAAGSQFGPRITVERNLPPGRYRLVQQLHSQPLE
- a CDS encoding YaiO family outer membrane beta-barrel protein gives rise to the protein MRLIFRGALPCALLLAVSSAHAGIDRVALQLDHADYTDGFGHRDVQTLDVAGRNGDSRWHLGLAHGERDYGSARFGGNRVQGSLHHTWSPRFSTRTAATASNDDPVFVNRQIQQDLQWKVAPQTVLSVGGKYAEYHAGAYVSGWSVGASHYFPRVTASLRHERHRQSNGPDGHGTTVSLRLKDSSGRGSTQLWLGQGTSGYTADADPLLLREHDSKRVFVRRNQPLGQHLMLEAGLGKTWHSTRLDRFQSVQSHLGLGYHW